In Gossypium arboreum isolate Shixiya-1 chromosome 5, ASM2569848v2, whole genome shotgun sequence, a single genomic region encodes these proteins:
- the LOC108452368 gene encoding transcription factor bHLH93-like, translated as MELDINEQSFLEELLALRRDNWDTVPPQMNDIFSNAFDFDCFDDASAAASFLPQSFCQDFSLPLEQDLSFNFNEAYGSFGDEFSAAPQMTDTSSNTFDTPPFPVQDDHHHWMNMVEEEEWGTLVDELNMLDPQAPACKVEPIRSPEAPVFNVGSCSVDRSNRAKRLKGQPSKNLMAERRRRKRLNDRLSMLRSIVPKISKMDRTSILVDTIDYTKELLERIKSLQQEMEAGPNELNMSHIFKDVKPNEILVRKTPKFEVERRNVDTRVEICCTGKPGLLLSTLTTLEALGLDIQQCVISCFNDFAMQASCSEDLEQRTLISSEDIKQTLFRNAGYAGRCL; from the exons ATGGAGCTGGATATTAATGAACAAAGTTTCTTAGAGGAATTATTGGCTCTGAGAAGAGACAACTGGGACACAGTTCCACCACAAATGAATGACATTTTCTCCAATGCCTTCGACTTCGATTGCTTTGATGATGCTTCAGCAGCTGCCAGTTTTCTTCCTCAGTCTTTCTGCCAAGATTTCTCACTGCCGTTGGAGCAAGATTTAAGTTTCAACTTCAATGAAGCCTACGGATCATTTGGCGATGAATTCTCTGCAGCGCCACAAATGACTGATACATCGAGTAACACGTTCGATACACCGCCGTTCCCGGTTCAAGACGATCATCATCACTGGATGAATATGGTGGAGGAAGAAGAATGGGGGACCCTTGTAGATGAACTCAACATGTTGGATCCACAAGCACCCGCTTGCAAAGTAGAGCCTATTCGATCACCCGAAGCACCGGTTTTCAACGTTGGCAGCTGCAGTGTAGACCGCAGCAATCGAGCCAAGAGATTAAAGGGTCAGCCATCGAAGAATCTAATGGCCGAGAGAAGGAGACGAAAGCGGCTAAATGACCGCCTTTCGATGTTACGATCAATTGTTCCTAAGATAAGcaag ATGGATAGGACATCCATACTTGTAGATACCATAGATTACACAAAGGAGCTCCTTGAGAGGATCAAGAGTTTGCAGCAAGAAATGGAAGCAGGTCCAAATGAGTTAAACATGTCTCACATTTTCAAAGATGTAAAACCAAATGAAATATTGGTGAGAAAGACACCAAAG TTCGAAGTGGAAAGGAGAAATGTGGATACGAGGGTTGAGATTTGTTGCACGGGGAAACCAGGATTGTTGTTGTCGACACTAACGACGTTGGAAGCATTAGGCCTTGATATTCAACAATGTGTTATTAGCTGTTTCAATGATTTTGCAATGCAAGCATCTTGCTCAGAG GACTTGGAACAGAGAACATTGATAAGTTCTGAAGACATAAAGCAAACGTTGTTTAGAAATGCTGGATATGCAGGAAGATGTTTGTAG